A single region of the Salvia miltiorrhiza cultivar Shanhuang (shh) chromosome 8, IMPLAD_Smil_shh, whole genome shotgun sequence genome encodes:
- the LOC130999899 gene encoding splicing factor 3B subunit 6-like protein translates to MAAAISLRKGNTRLPPEVNRVLYVRNLPFNITSEEMYDIFGKYGAIRQIRIGTNKDTRGTAFVVYEDIYDAKTAVDHLSGFNVANRYLIVLYYQQAKMGKKFDQKKKEEEIQKLQEKYGISTPKDK, encoded by the coding sequence ATGGCCGCAGCAATCAGCCTCCGCAAAGGCAACACCCGCCTCCCGCCCGAGGTGAACCGCGTGCTCTATGTGCGGAACCTTCCGTTCAACATCACGAGCGAGGAGATGTACGACATCTTCGGCAAGTACGGCGCGATACGGCAGATCCGCATCGGCACGAACAAGGACACTCGCGGCACCGCCTTCGTTGTGTACGAGGATATCTATGACGCCAAGACCGCCGTCGACCACCTCTCCGGCTTCAACGTCGCGAACCGGTACCTGATCGTCCTCTACTACCAGCAGGCGAAGATGGGGAAGAAGTTCGAtcagaagaagaaggaggaagaAATTCAGAAGCTCCAGGAGAAGTACGGCATCTCTACGCCGAAAGATAAGTAG
- the LOC130999895 gene encoding uncharacterized protein LOC130999895 translates to MEENCSGTSNRSWPRDDFTDLLFSWSLVDIFDEDVYKHQVEKIPEVFESVDHYLLSYAYPLLEETRAAIAASLETVYKAPFSEVVSLGVAKTDSLVYNVKVDNWRNKITDRGKEPYRTLPGDLVLLSDSKPESVSDLQRIGRMNTFASVVNISDDENGDNCSSSAFKLKTAHNVEVDDKKSKSLYVVYLTNITTHKRIWKALKMRRNLKIIEKVLVKNDLGEENCEFCPQGLHSEVEEKFQSTLLSKSNESQLGAIMASISKIGCKHQSSVELIWGPPGTGKTSTLSVLLYILLEMNVRTVICAPTNTAITELVSRVTTLVRNAVKTESGKSMLTCPFGGMLLFGNNDRLKVGSDIQEIFLDYRVDRLTEILVPLTGWRKCVSSMIDFLEGCVSQHRIYVENEQIKSEENFDGEAVQSGTKSFLDYARDRFKNLASPLRNCMLTVITHLPRSFVDEGNYENVVQLFSHLDSLEKLLFENNGMTSKHLETIFAQQIMIGSDSFLDASSLQCVRSQCLFVLRSLLTSLSRFGFPKAFGKSSIKEFCFQKASLIFCTVSSAFKLHSVDMEPFQLLVIDEAAQVKECETAIALQIKDVRHAILVGDEFQLPATVSSKLSEEAGFGRSLFERLSSMGHPKHLLNVQYRMHPSISWFPNSNFYQNQILDGPNVQSKSYEKSYLEGEMFGPYSFINIRGGREELDDVGVSRRNMVEVAVIVKLVQKLFKAWSSSKGNLSIGLISPYAAQVAAIQDKLQTRYDNLERFTVKVKSIDGFQGGEEDIIIISTVRSHKGGSIGFLCSPKRTNVALTRACHCLWILGNERTLNRSDSVWTAIVSDAKNRRCFFNADEDSDIGKTIVDVKKELDQFDDLLSGESTLFENLRWQVLFSENFRKSFQKLRFSHTKKLVINLLIKLGNGWRPRKVIVDWKCESSSYIIKQFKVDIYFVVCSIDMMRDSIHKQVLKVWDILPMTDTIKLLKRIDSIASMYTDDFINHCNDKLFERNLEVPMSWPLSSDIIRFKDPSSSKLVSGANTSSAECRTYVENSKVSESLLLMKFYSLSCGTVNHLLSDFEGKCIDLPFEVTDEERKIILFKESSFILGRSGTGKTTILTMKLYQTFQQFCIASRDSMSVDDNVSITDEVDDDSDVSGTDEVDVEQLHGGPTVPVLRQLFVTVSPKLCHAVKKNVAQMKSIATKSFSGQDCASSMDNVDEVSEFKDIPDTFVGIREEKYPLIITFHKFLMMLDGSLGMSFFQRFPSVRDSPIFEGTRSVALQTFLRKNEVTYDRFSSIYWPRFNEKLKKSLDASRVYTEIISHIKGSPLEGESCDYKRSRQDYLSLSESRRSTLYVEQRDAIYDIFEDYEKMKLERGEFDLADFVSDIHLRFNEEYFPGDKMDFVYIDEVQDLTMRQISLFKYICDNVDEGFMFSGDTAQTIARGIDFRFEDIRSLFYTEFVMRSRNPDFAGNEDKGLISDMFNLSYNFRTHTGVLRLAQSVVDLIGYFFPHSIDKLDPETSRIYGESPIVLEPGSDDNLIISIFGHSGKSSGKWVGFGADQVILVRDDSAKKEISDYIGHQALILTIVECKGLEFQDVLLYNFFGSSPLSNQWRVLYKFLYEKGLLAGDSLTSFPSFSQSRHNLLCSELKQLYVAITRTRQRLWICENNVEVSKPMLDYWRKLSLVQVMKIDDSMAEAMQRASTPEEWKSQGMKLFWEKNYEMATMCFEKAGEETWEKRAKASGLRAVADSLRGSHSEEAATVLREAAEIFDSIDIVVSAAECFCELGDYERAGRIYRDKCGKSEIRKAGECFSLAGKHELAAKVYESGNFFRDCLSACSKGNHFDLGLQYIEKWKQHALSNSVIMAKFMEIDRIVQEFLENCALQCHKANDKKSLMRFVRAFCSAESKRNFLKSLDYLEELLALEEELGNFNEASEIAKSLGNTLREVDLLEKAGHLSSSCSLTLSYVLSNVLWGSGNRGWPLKSFPQKVELLNRVMLVAKKVSETYHASICAQARFLLYDHKILSELIQFYNASKQYETPIAEVLVVRKLLDVHFGANVAKYKWDRELQLDSKSFNQRLARNEVSSGTLVYLWNLWKVHSLEILECLHSLEKTDSIELEGLVVFCFHYFGLRLPDNSCVSFHLLNPDAAWVKNVEGFIRWNKNVATLEPRHFASAARIFWLQELVVVGLKVLEALQRLHNNPMMMQLLGYCKSMCQLHIFDIAKFFMDSKFITLNFQDKRKLQGLVEQCTQYADVVFPLDPRVSLCENMLSLRETDLSRNLLEEIVIRNIGGRRELSSGQIGRAVMTMLGNGKLKNSFYDIISERLSNGTPWKSFIENLRGPIESDSAKESKSGKSIGDGSHSQRVQESPLRCSREALSELLHSALEETYNISWRLYDYISPNCFLYLLERMLILAPHPSGFFYTTKSSFVEYLVSMPPDANPRTSLATHNRSRPDIMIRFVLLVVEQFLCNRLESVEWTKKSAIKCNFYIPVLLLRSIMILCVLSVNWGLNFDILNQKMSRLDITSHLPRVFCEALRPRRRSYVQFVSAVATAFKLVGDPLVIVDSGDINRNFTYPDAVLLDLRSFSCRADIMTTLFPRSTAASDGQPTTVETNVIEPSSVVMPPVVSNKDKNAAVESSEMASKTASSSSSVNGSGKLLVNWDFIGEISEALESYTNRNDENLKSLFLGKKVDLEGHISLITGTIECLIEQRSDSGEENELPFDASSLVNDLRTLMSLLHTSEYDSKALAEIGELLKSMEARRPELEVLTSLLVGKNDDSVVADSEEKGDDKNSDSNVEDEDSETEDSAAVEAEPNPSNKGKGKNEKKNNSKKGNSAAEEVETNSNKKGKGKNSKNNNKNKAKKGKGGKKKR, encoded by the exons ATGGAGGAAAACTGTTCAGGAACTAGTAACCGATCGTGGCCTAGAGATGATTTTACTGATTTGCTGTTTTCGTGGTCTCTAGTAGACATTTTTGACGAGGATGTGTACAAGCATCAG GTGGAGAAGATTCCTGAGGTATTCGAAAGTGTGGATCATTATCTTTTATCTTATGCGTACCCGTTATTAGAAGAAACGCGTGCTGCAATCGCTGCTTCCTTGGAAACTGTTTACAAGGCACCTTTCTCTGAAGTGGTATCTCTCGGCGTGGCAAAAACAGACTCACTTGTGTACAATGTTAAAGTTGACAACTGGAGAAACAAAATCACTGATCGTGGCAAAGAGCCATACAGAACATTGCCTGGTGATCTTGTATTGCTATCTGATTCGAAACCTGAAAGTGTTTCTGACTTGCAACGCATTGGACGGATGAACACTTTTGCATCTGTAGTCAACATTTCTGACGATGAGAATGGTGATAATTGTTCATCCTCTGCTTTCAAGCTTAAAACTGCTCACAATGTTGAAGTTGATGATAAGAAAAGCAAGTCACTCTATGTGGTTTACTTGACGAACATAACCACTCACAAAAGGATATGGAAGGCATTAAAAATGCGTCGAAATCTGAAGATCATTGAGAAAGTATTAGTCAAGAATGACCTG GGTGAGGAAAATTGTGAATTTTGCCCTCAAGGTCTTCACAGTGAAGTCGAGGAGAAGTTTCAATCAACTTTATTATCCAAGTCAAATGAATCACAGCTTGGGGCAATTATGGCCTCTATAAGCAAAATTGGATGCAAGCACCAGTCTTCTGTGGAGCTGATATGGGGTCCACCCGGGACTGGCAAGACATCAACCTTAAGTGTCTTGCTCTACATCCTCTTAGAAATGAATGTGAGGACTGTCATCTGTGCTCCAACAAATACTGCAATTACAGAGTTGGTTTCTCGTGTGACGACACTTGTGAGAAATGCAGTGAAAACTGAAAGTGGGAAGAGCATGTTGACTTGTCCTTTTGGAGGAATGCTCCTCTTTGGGAACAATGATCGTCTGAAAGTTGGTTCTGACATTCAGGAAATTTTTTTAGATTACCGTGTTGATCGGCTTACAGAAATCTTAGTACCACTAACTGGCTGGAGGAAATGTGTTTCGTCCATGATTGATTTTCTTGAGGGTTGTGTTTCTCAGCATAGAATCTATGTGGAAAATGAACAGATCAAATCCGAAGAAAACTTTGATGGTGAAGCTGTGCAGTCTGGTACCAAATCATTTTTGGATTATGCTAGAGATAGATTTAAGAATTTAGCATCACCTTTGAGAAATTGCATGCTGACAGTTATCACGCATTTACCAAGAAGTTTTGTTGATGAGGGGAACTACGAAAACGTGGTGCAACTTTTTTCTCATCTTGACTCTCTAGAAAAGTTGTTGTTTGAGAACAATGGCATGACGTCTAAGCATTTGGAGACTATCTTTGCGCAACAAATAATGATTGGTTCTGATTCCTTTCTTGATGCATCATCCTTACAGTGTGTCAGAAGCCAGTGTCTGTTCGTTCTAAGATCTCTTCTGACTTCTCTCAGTAGATTTGGCTTTCCAAAAGCATTTGGTAAAAGTTCAATTAAAGAGTTCTGCTTCCAGAAAGCTTCTCTGATATTTTGCACTGTATCATCGGCATTCAAGCTACACTCAGTTGATATGGAGCCATTCCAACTACTGGTCATCGATGAAGCAGCTCAAGTAAAGGAGTGTGAAACAGCCATAGCACTTCAGATCAAAGATGTGAGGCATGCTATACTTGTTGGTGACGAGTTTCAATTGCCCGCAACAGTATCTAGCAAG CTGTCCGAAGAAGCTGGCTTTGGGAGAAGCTTGTTTGAAAGATTAAGCTCAATGGGTCATCCCAAGCATCTGCTTAATGTGCAGTATAGGATGCATCCGTCAATAAGTTGGTTTCCCAATTCAAATTTCTATCAAAACCAAATATTGGATGGACCTAATGTGCAGAGCAAAAGCTATGAAAAATCATATCTTGAAGGGGAAATGTTTGGTCCCTATTCATTCATCAATATCCGTGGTGGAAGAGAGGAATTGGATGATGTGGGTGTCAGCAGAAGAAACATGGTTGAGGTCGCTGTGATAGTGAAGCTTGTGCAGAAACTCTTCAAAG CCTGGAGTAGCTCAAAAGGAAATCTGAGTATTGGTTTGATTTCTCCCTATGCTGCTCAAGTTGCTGCAATTCAAGATAAGCTTCAAACTAGATATGATAACCTTGAGAGGTTTACAGTTAAGGTGAAGTCAATTGATGGGTTTCAAGGTGGTGAGGaagatattataattatatcaaCTGTAAGGTCTCACAAAGGTGGATCCATTGGTTTCTTGTGTAGTCCTAAAAGAACCAATGTTGCTTTGACCCGAGCTTG TCATTGTCTATGGATATTAGGAAATGAAAGAACTTTGAATAGAAGTGATTCAGTTTGGACAGCAATAGTGTCTGATGCCAAGAATCGGCGATGTTTCTTCAATGCTGATGAAGATAGCGACATTGGAAAAACTATTGTAGATGTTAAAAAAGAGTTGGATCAATTTGATGATCTTCTAAGTGGGGAGAGTACACTTTTCGAAAATTTAAGGTGGCAG GTTTTGTTCAGTGAGAACTTCCGGAAATCTTTTCAGAAACTGAGATTCTCTCACACAAAGAAGTTGGTCATAAATTTGCTAATAAAGCTTGGAAATGGTTGGCGGCCTAGGAAAGTAATTGTGGACTGGAAATGTGAGAGCTCTTCATACATCATAAAACAGTTTAAGGTTGATATATACTTTGTTGTATGCTCCATTGACATGATGAGGGACTCCATCCATAAGCAAGTTTTGAAAGTGTGGGACATATTGCCTATGACGGACACCATAAAATTGTTGAAACGAATTGACAGCATAGCTTCTATGTATACAGATGATTTCATCAATCATTGCAACGACAAGCTATTTGAGAG gAATTTGGAGGTGCCAATGAGTTGGCCGCTCTCCAGTGATATAATACGTTTCAAGGATCCCAGTAGCTCCAAATTAGTCTCTGGTGCAAATACTAGCTCGGCTGAATGCAGAACTTATGTTGAAAACTCAAAAGTTAGCGAAAGCTTGTTGCTCATGAAATTCTACTCCTTGTCATGTGGTACTGTAAATCATTTGCTGTCGGACTTTGAGGGTAAATGTATTGATCTCCCATTTGAAGTTACTGACGAGGAACGGAAAATAATACTTTTTAAGGAAAGCAGTTTCATATTGGGTCGTTCTGGCACTGGGAAGACGACTATACTAACTATGAAGCTGTACCAGACATTTCAGCAGTTCTGCATTGCTTCACGAGATTCCATGTCAGTTGACGACAATGTGAGTATTACTGATGAAGTTGATGATGACAGCGATGTGAGTGGCACCGATGAAGTTGATGTTGAACAGTTGCATGGTGGACCCACGGTTCCTGTATTACGCCAGCTATTTGTCACTGTCAGTCCAAAACTGTGTCATGCTGTTAAAAAGAATGTAGCTCAGATGAAAAG CATTGCTACTAAAAGCTTCTCTGGACAGGACTGCGCCAGTAGTATGGATAATGTTGATGAAGTTTCTGAATTTAAAGATATCCCAGACACATTTGTTGGCATTCGAGAGGAAAAATACCCTCTTATAATTACATTTCACAAGTTTTTAATGATGCTCGATGGCAGTCTGGGAATGTCATTCTTTCAGAGGTTTCCTTCTGTAAGAGATTCCCCTATTTTTGAAGGCACAAGATCAGTCGCACTACAGACTTTCTTGAGGAAGAATGAGGTAACTTATGATCGATTTTCCTCTATCTATTGGCCCCGTTTCAATGAAAAGCTGAAGAAGAGTCTTGATGCTTCAAGAGTTTATACTGAGATAATCTCACATATTAAAGGAAGTCCTCTGGAAGGTGAATCGTGTGATTACAAGCGAAGCAGACAGGATTACTTATCATTGTCCGAGAGTAGGAGATCCACCCTATATGTGGAACAAAGAGATGCAATATATGATATCTTTGAGGACTATGAGAAAATGAAGTTGGAGCGCGGTGAATTTGATCTTGCTGATTTTGTGAGTGATATTCATCTCAGATTCAATGAAGAATATTTTCCTGGTGACAAAATGGACTTCGTCTACATTGATGAAGTGCAAGACCTTACCATGAGGCAAATTTCCCTTTTCAAATACATCTGCGACAATGTTGATGAAGGGTTTATGTTTTCTGGTGATACAGCTCAGACAATTGCCAGAGGGATTGACTTTAGGTTTGAGGATATTAGATCCTTATTCTATACTGAGTTTGTTATGAGATCTCGAAATCCTGATTTTGCAGGTAATGAAGACAAAGGACTTATATCCGATATGTTTAATTTGTCCTACAATTTCCGTACCCATACTGGAGTACTTAGATTAGCTCAGAGTGTTGTAGATCTTATAGGCTATTTTTTCCCACATTCCATTGATAAGCTGGACCCAGAGACGAGTCGTATATATGGTGAGTCCCCCATTGTTCTAGAGCCTGGAAGTGACGATAACTTGATTATATCTATTTTTGGACATAGCGGAAAGAGTAGTGGAAAATGGGTGGGTTTTGGCGCCGACCAGGTTATTCTAGTAAGGGATGATTCGGCAAAAAAGGAAATTTCTGACTACATTGGTCATCAAGCTCTCATTCTGACTATAGTGGAGTGCAAGGGCCTTGAGTTTCAG GATGTTTTGTTGTATAACTTCTTCGGCTCCTCACCGTTGAGCAACCAATGGAGAGTTCTGTATAAATTCTTATATGAAAAAGGTCTTCTTGCTGGTGATTCTCTGACGTCCTTTCCGAGTTTTAGCCAGTCAAGACACAATCTGCTATGCTCTGAATTGAAGCAATTATATGTGGCGATTACTAGAACAAGGCAAAGATTATGGATTTGTGAAAACAATGTAGAGGTTTCCAAGCCAATGCTTGATTATTGGAGGAAGTTGTCACTCGTGCAAGTGATGAAAATAGATGATTCTATGGCGGAGGCAATGCAAAGGGCTAGCACTCCTGAAGAGTGGAAATCGCAGGGTATGAAG CTCTTTTGGGAAAAGAACTATGAGATGGCGACAATGTGCTTTGAAAAAGCTGGTGAAGAGACATGGGAGAAAAGGGCTAAAGCCTCGGGACTTCGAGCTGTTGCTGACAGCCTACGCGGTTCACATTCTGAAGAGGCAGCTACAGTGCTTAGAGAGGCTGCAGAAATATTTGATTCAATTGACATAGTTGTATCTGCAGCTGAATGTTTTTGCGAATTGGGGGACTATGAAAGAGCAG GAAGGATCTATCGAGACAAGTGCGGTAAGTCAGAAATAAGAAAAGCTGGTGAATGCTTCTCATTGGCTGGAAAACATGAACTTGCTGCCAAAGTTTATGAGAGCGGGAACTTTTTCAGAGACTGCTTGTCAGCTTGCTCCAAGGGAAATCATTTTGACCTTGGTTTGCAGTATATTGAAAAGTGGAAGCAGCACGCTCTATCAAACAGCGTAATAATGGCTAAATTTATGGAGATTGACAGAATTGTGCAAGAGTTTTTGGAAAATTGTGCTTTACAGTGTCACAAGGCAAATGATAAAAAGTCGTTAATGAGGTTTGTTCGAGCTTTCTGCTCAGCAGAATCCAAACGCAACTTTTTAAAGTCACTGGATTACCTTGAAGAGCTTTTGGCTTTGGAAGAAGAGTTAGGAAACTTCAATGAGGCTTCTGAGATTGCCAAGAGTCTAGGAAACACTCTACGAGAGGTTGATCTACTGGAAAAAGCAGGACATCTTTCTAGTTCATGTTCATTGACATTGTCTTACGTTCTTTCTAATGTTCTGTGGGGATCTGGTAATCGAGGATGGCCGTTAAAGTCCTTTCCTCAGAAAGTGGAACTTTTAAATAGAGTGATGTTGGTTGCGAAGAAGGTTTCTGAAACCTATCATGCGTCAATTTGTGCTCAGGCCAGATTTTTGTTATATGATCACAAAATTTTGTCTGAATTGATACAGTTTTACAATGCTTCAAAGCAATACGAAACTCCAATTGCTGAAGTTCTTGTTGTTCGGAAACTTCTAGATGTACATTTTGGCGCGAATGTTGCCAAGTACAAGTGGGATCGTGAATTGCAGTTGGATTCAAAGTCATTCAATCAGAGACTTGCAAGAAATGAAGTCTCTTCTGGAACACTTGTTTACCTTTGGAACTTGTGGAAGGTACACAGTTTAGAGATATTAGAATGTCTCCACAGCCTTGAAAAGACAGATTCCATTGAACTAGAAGGCCTTGTTGTGTTCTGTTTTCATTACTTTGGATTGAGGTTGCCCGATAATTCGTGTGTCTCCTTCCACTTGCTGAACCCTGATGCTGCTTGGGTGAAAAATGTTGAGGGTTTCATTCGCTGGAACAAAAATGTGGCGACTTTAGAACCTCGTCATTTTGCATCAGCTGCTCGTATATTCTGGCTACAAGAATTAGTTGTTGTTGGACTTAAAGTATTGGAAGCTCTTCAACGTCTTCACAATAATCCCATGATGATGCAATTGCTGGGGTACTGCAAAAGTATGTGTCAGCTACACATATTCGACATTGCAAAGTTCTTTATGGATTCGAAGTTTATTACTTTGAACTTCCAAGATAAGAGGAAATTGCAGGGTCTTGTGGAGCAATGTACTCAGTATGCTGATGTTGTTTTCCCATTGGACCCTCGAGTCTCATTATGTGAAAACATGCTTTCTTTGAGAGAAACTGACCTTTCTAGAAATTTACTTGAAGAAATTGTTATCAGAAATATTGGTGGAAGGAGGGAACTGAGTAGTGGGCAGATTGGACGGGCAGTGATGACAATGCTAGGAAATGGCAAACTGAAGAACAGCTTCTATGATATAATTTCTGAAAGGCTTTCAAACGGCACACCTTGGAAGTCATTCATCGAGAATCTCAGGGGCCCCATTGAGTCAGATTCTGCGAAGGAATCTAAATCTGGCAAGTCTATTGGAGATGGTTCACATTCACAACGTGTGCAAGAATCTCCACTGAGGTGCTCAAGGGAAGCTTTGAGTGAATTACTGCATAGTGCTTTGGAAGAGACTTATAACATCAGTTGGAGGCTGTATGACTATATATCTCCAAACtgttttctttatcttttggaAAGAATGTTGATCTTGGCTCCTCATCCAAGTGGCTTCTTTTATACAACAAAGTCCTCTTTTGTTGAATACTTGGTAAGTATGCCACCGGATGCCAATCCCAGAACCAGTTTGGCAACGCACAACAGATCCCGACCAGATATCATGATTAGGTTTGTTCTCCTGGTGGTTGAGCAGTTTCTTTGTAACAGACTTGAATCTGTTGAATGGACTAAGAAATCTGCCAtcaaatgcaatttttatattCCTGTGCTTCTGCTGAGATCTATCATGATTCTGTGTGTGCTGTCTGTAAACTGGGGCTTAAACTTTGATATACTCAATCAGAAGATGTCCCGATTGGATATCACATCCCACCTGCCAAGAGTATTCTGTGAAGCTCTTCGACCTAGAAGGCGAAGTTATGTTCAATTTGTATCAGCAGTTGCTACTGCTTTCAAGCTTGTTGGTGATCCTCTTGTCATTGTGGATTCGGGTGACATCAATCGCAACTTCACATATCCTGATGCTGTCTTACTCGACTTGAGATCCTTCTCTTGCAGAGCTGATATCATGACAACTCTATTTCCTAGGAGCACAGCAGCGTCGGATGGTCAGCCTACTACGGTTGAAACTAATGTGATCGAGCCCAGCAGTGTAGTCATGCCTCCTGTTGTCAGCAATAAAGACAAGAATGCTGCTGTGGAATCTTCAGAAATGGCTTCAAAAACTGCTTCAAGCTCAAGTTCAGTGAATGGAAGTGGGAAATTGCTAGTAAACTGGGATTTTATTGGGGAGATTTCTGAAGCATTAGAGTCATATACAAATAGAAACGATGAAAATCTAAAGAGTCTTTTTCTGGGAAAGAAG GTGGATTTGGAGGGCCATATAAGCTTGATAACTGGTACTATTGAATGCCTAATTGAACAGAGGTCTGATTCTGGTGAAGAAAATGAGCTTCCATTTGATGCCAGCAGCTTGGTCAATGATTTACGTACTCTTATGTCTTTGTTACACACAAG TGAGTATGATTCTAAAGCCCTGGCAGAGATAGGGGAGCTTCTGAAGAGCATGGAGGCGAGGCGGCCTGAGCTAGAGGTGCTAACGAGCTTGCTTGTAGGGAAGAACGACGACAGTGTAGTTGCTGACTCTGAAGAGAAGGGTGATGACAAAAATTCCGACAGCAATGTTGAAGATGAGGATAGTGAAACAGAGGATTCAGCAGCTGTGGAAGCTGAACCCAATCCCAGCAACAAGGGAAAAGGAAAGAATGAGAAGAAAAACAATTCAAAGAAAGGGAATTCAGCAGCTGAGGAAGTGGAAACCAATTCCAACAAAAAGGGAAAGGGAAAGAATTcaaagaataataataaaaacaaagCAAAGAAGGGGAAAGGTGGTAAGAAGAAGAGGTAG
- the LOC130999901 gene encoding dirigent protein 21-like yields MANLALILTISCFFASTLSVDARRIRSIAEDETKFLGSACSEKEKLIKLHFFVQDLGVNHPHTTTYDVAEASITANSATGFGKVRVIDDLVTAEADANSRPLGRAQGLVTKSDLNTIGITMNINIYFTSGQFAGSTLSILGRNEINDDQRELVVAGGTGVFRFAHGYALQSTAAFGQDLSVLEYYVFTTSGPKFVDLDDVEVVAM; encoded by the coding sequence ATGGCGAACTTAGCCCTTATTCTAACAATCTCGTGCTTCTTCGCGTCCACGCTAAGTGTGGACGCGAGGAGGATAAGGTCCATTGCCGAGGATGAAACAAAATTCCTCGGCAGCGCCTGCTCCGAAAAAGAAAAACTCATAAAGCTCCATTTCTTTGTCCAAGATCTTGGGGTGAACCACCCCCACACCACCACGTACGACGTGGCGGAAGCCTCCATCACCGCCAACTCCGCGACCGGCTTCGGCAAAGTCCGCGTCATAGACGACCTGGTCACGGCCGAGGCGGACGCCAACTCCCGCCCCCTTGGCCGCGCCCAAGGGCTCGTCACCAAATCCGACCTAAACACGATCGGCATCACGATGAATATCAACATCTACTTCACCTCGGGGCAGTTCGCCGGGAGCACACTCAGCATTCTCGGCCGGAACGAGATCAACGACGACCAGCGGGAGCTGGTGGTTGCTGGCGGCACCGGCGTCTTCCGATTTGCTCATGGATACGCACTACAGAGCACCGCTGCTTTTGGGCAAGACTTGTCCGTGTTGGAATACTACGTCTTCACCACCTCCGGCCCTAAATTCGTCGACCTTGacgatgttgaggttgttgcaATGTAA